The DNA sequence GAAATTATTATTTAATGGAAGTATCATTAAATTTATTGTTTGAGAGTAATTTATTATGTCTTGAATCTTAACTGTGTTATAAGAGCCTCCTATGTTTAAAATTAACCATTTTCTAGAATTTATTTTTTCAATTTTATAATTAATTGTATGAATGATTTGTTTTTCAACATTTAAAAAGCTTATAAAAAAGTTGCTATTTTTATCATTTCCTTTAGATATCAAAAATTCTGTACCATTAATGTAGCCTTTGGGATTGTTTTTAGTTATTATTATTTTTTCGTAAGTATCAAGATCGCTATATTTTGCTGTTATTTTTAAATTAGTGCCTTTTGTGATTTCAAAAACGGGTATTTCAAGCGCTGAGTATTCAAGTAGATAGTCAGGATTACATTTTTTTAATGTTTTTTTATCTAAATCTATTTTAGAAGGCCATTCTATTTTAATAGATACAAAAAAGCTAGAGATAGTCTCATCTATAAAAAAATCAATTGTTGATTTTGCAGCAGAGTTAAAAGCCAAATATTGTTTTATTCCTAAAATTTTTTCATTTGAGAAGGAAAATGAACTTTCAATAGATGCTTCTCTTATTAATTCTTTTTTTGATAGAATTTTGAAATAAGTTCTAGATGTGTTTAGAAATTCAACTTTTTTATCTTTAAATTTTATTTTATTTAATTTGCCATTTTCAAATTTGATATTGTATTGGTCGTGAGATAGGGTGAAATCGCCTTCCATATTGTATTCCAAATTTTTAGATACAATGGATTCAGAATTTTTTATAATTTCCTCTTGATTTTTATTTATTAAAAATTCTCTTAAGCTTTTTTCGTTGATTTGATAATCTTTTAGTCTTTTGTTTTGAAAATTTATTATTGGCTCTTGCTCTTTAAGAGAGTTGAATTTTGGAATTTCTAGTAGTTCGGTGGTCAGTTTGGATCCTTCTAGATTTTGTATTTTAATACTGTGTAAATTATTTTCCAAATCTTTTAAATAAAGTAAAAAATTTTTTAATTCTTGATTATTATAAGTCTCTTTAATTTCATAAAAATAAATAAGAGTTTCTACGTTGCTTTTTGGAGAGTCTATTTTTTGAACTTCATATAAATATTGACAATTATTTTTATAAAAAATTAAGTAAGTTTTACTATTTTTACTTTGCCTTATTCCTTCTATATAGTTGAAATTAAGTTTTCTGTATAGCTCAGTTACTTTTTTTCTAAGTTTTTCTATATTGCATATGTAAATCATAATAGGTGTATTTTGAAATATGTCTTTATATCCACTTTTGAATGGATTTTTTAGTGCCCAATATAAATCTAAATGTATTTCATCGTGTAGCATGTATTCATGAGGACTTCCGCTGTAAGTTCCTGGAATATATATATCTGTATTGTTTTTGAATCTTTCAAATAGCCATCTATTTAATTCTTCGTGTTCTCTTAGAATTTCAAAAAAATATATTGGAAATGTCCAGTGTATTTTGTAGGCTAATCGCTTGTGCTCAACCAAATATTTTATATTTGATAT is a window from the Borreliella chilensis genome containing:
- a CDS encoding histidine kinase, with the translated sequence MFRKLKKSKTYIIIVSITKFSEENLFSIISNIKYLVEHKRLAYKIHWTFPIYFFEILREHEELNRWLFERFKNNTDIYIPGTYSGSPHEYMLHDEIHLDLYWALKNPFKSGYKDIFQNTPIMIYICNIEKLRKKVTELYRKLNFNYIEGIRQSKNSKTYLIFYKNNCQYLYEVQKIDSPKSNVETLIYFYEIKETYNNQELKNFLLYLKDLENNLHSIKIQNLEGSKLTTELLEIPKFNSLKEQEPIINFQNKRLKDYQINEKSLREFLINKNQEEIIKNSESIVSKNLEYNMEGDFTLSHDQYNIKFENGKLNKIKFKDKKVEFLNTSRTYFKILSKKELIREASIESSFSFSNEKILGIKQYLAFNSAAKSTIDFFIDETISSFFVSIKIEWPSKIDLDKKTLKKCNPDYLLEYSALEIPVFEITKGTNLKITAKYSDLDTYEKIIITKNNPKGYINGTEFLISKGNDKNSNFFISFLNVEKQIIHTINYKIEKINSRKWLILNIGGSYNTVKIQDIINYSQTINLMILPLNNNFDNKIKLNSKIKNLIFYTNIKKYENK